A stretch of bacterium DNA encodes these proteins:
- a CDS encoding amidohydrolase family protein encodes MSTPEFDLVIKGARVVDGTGIPAYVADVGVKGDRIAKIGRIDTDATHTIEAKGLVLTPGFIDIHTHYDVQLDWDPIVTPSCWHGITTVLAGNCGFTLAPAKPEDVDWLAGMLSRVEGMSRAALAEGLKFEGGGHGDYWGRFEGKVGVNVASYVGHSAVRRFVMGDDASEREATPEEIEQMKELVRAAMREGAIGFSTSQLDLHVGEDGREVPSNHATADEVVALSGVLSEFDRGAVEIIPRSFGRGYDDADRELMIRMHEASGRPVELNLLFPSGEDPESWSKSLQWCKEQNEKGGRFHPQFATNRGGIHVKLSDTFVFDDMKKWREVLCLAEPERSERLRDPASRAELAVEFEAEAATTIGMTWANLAVEQVADPANQDKVGKTIAELAEAAGQSGVDAFLDLALSEGLETWFNMVTAPEAAAYMDQICAQVMREPFAMAGSSDGGAHLASFVGADYTTNLLTDFVPDVLSLEQAVFKLAYMPAIVHGIRDRGAIREGYFADLVLIDLDQLAKGDTWLAKDFPAESERFVVDARGYVATIVNGEVVLEQNKHTGALPGHVLQGG; translated from the coding sequence ATGTCCACTCCCGAATTCGATCTCGTCATCAAGGGTGCCCGCGTCGTCGACGGCACCGGCATTCCCGCCTACGTGGCCGACGTCGGCGTGAAGGGCGATCGGATCGCCAAGATCGGCCGGATCGACACCGACGCGACGCACACGATCGAGGCGAAGGGGCTCGTCCTGACCCCCGGCTTCATCGACATCCACACCCACTACGACGTCCAGCTCGACTGGGATCCGATCGTGACGCCCTCCTGCTGGCACGGCATCACGACGGTCCTGGCGGGCAACTGCGGCTTCACCCTCGCGCCGGCGAAGCCGGAGGACGTCGACTGGCTGGCGGGCATGCTCTCGCGGGTCGAAGGCATGAGCCGGGCCGCGCTCGCCGAGGGGCTCAAGTTCGAGGGCGGCGGCCACGGGGACTACTGGGGGCGCTTCGAGGGCAAGGTCGGCGTCAACGTGGCGAGCTACGTCGGCCACTCGGCGGTGCGTCGCTTCGTGATGGGAGACGACGCCTCGGAGCGCGAGGCGACGCCCGAAGAGATCGAGCAGATGAAGGAGCTCGTTCGCGCGGCGATGCGCGAGGGGGCGATCGGTTTCTCGACGTCGCAGCTCGACCTCCACGTCGGTGAAGACGGTCGGGAGGTGCCGAGCAACCACGCGACCGCGGACGAGGTCGTGGCGCTTTCGGGGGTGCTCTCGGAATTCGATCGCGGCGCCGTCGAGATCATCCCGCGCAGCTTCGGGCGCGGGTACGACGACGCGGATCGCGAGCTGATGATCCGCATGCACGAGGCCTCCGGCCGACCCGTCGAGCTCAACCTGCTCTTCCCGAGCGGCGAAGACCCCGAGAGCTGGTCGAAGTCGCTCCAGTGGTGCAAGGAACAGAACGAGAAGGGCGGGCGCTTCCATCCGCAGTTCGCGACCAATCGCGGCGGGATCCACGTGAAGCTCTCCGATACCTTCGTCTTCGACGACATGAAGAAGTGGCGCGAGGTGCTCTGCCTGGCGGAGCCCGAGCGGAGCGAGCGGCTGCGCGATCCGGCGTCGCGTGCCGAGCTGGCGGTCGAGTTCGAGGCCGAAGCGGCGACGACGATCGGCATGACCTGGGCCAATCTCGCGGTCGAGCAGGTCGCCGATCCGGCGAACCAGGACAAGGTCGGCAAGACGATCGCGGAGCTCGCCGAGGCGGCGGGCCAGAGCGGCGTCGACGCCTTCCTCGATCTGGCGCTCTCCGAGGGGCTCGAAACCTGGTTCAACATGGTGACCGCGCCCGAGGCGGCGGCCTACATGGACCAGATCTGTGCGCAGGTCATGCGGGAGCCCTTCGCCATGGCGGGCTCGTCCGACGGGGGGGCCCATCTCGCCTCGTTCGTGGGCGCCGACTACACGACGAACCTGCTGACCGACTTCGTGCCGGACGTCCTCTCGCTCGAGCAGGCGGTGTTCAAGCTGGCCTACATGCCGGCGATCGTGCACGGGATCCGCGATCGCGGCGCGATCCGCGAGGGGTACTTCGCGGATCTCGTCCTGATCGACCTCGACCAGCTCGCGAAGGGCGACACCTGGCTCGCGAAGGATTTTCCGGCGGAGAGCGAGCGCTTCGTCGTCGACGCGCGCGGCTATGTCGCCACGATCGTGAACGGCGAGGTCGTGCTCGAGCAGAACAAGCACACCGGCGCTCTCCCGGGGCACGTCCTGCAAGGAGGCTGA